One Planctomycetia bacterium genomic window carries:
- a CDS encoding ABC transporter ATP-binding protein, with amino-acid sequence MAFLELHNIVYQYGAQRALDGVSFSVEAGECFGLLGPNGAGKSTLLSILSCYRDAQSGWVQLQSEKISSHNQACRQSIGLAPQEIAVYGALTARENLLFFGRLYGVAKTELHERVDNLLEAVGLQSKAHHRVETFSGGMKRRMNLAAALVHKPPLLLLDEPTAGVDPQSRHHLFEEIRRVNRQGTTIIYTTHYMEEVEALCSRVAILDHGKLIVVDTLPSLINLIPSRVSLTLERLSPEFVQHLSKIEGMSVLELEGNTVQLEMKDSSSLLVKTVESIRQFSLNVIHMEPQIPTLERVFLHLTGRALRD; translated from the coding sequence ATGGCATTTCTTGAGCTTCACAACATCGTGTATCAGTATGGGGCACAGCGTGCGCTGGATGGTGTGAGCTTTTCTGTTGAGGCGGGGGAATGTTTTGGTCTGCTGGGGCCTAACGGTGCTGGCAAATCCACTTTACTATCGATTCTTTCATGTTATCGAGATGCACAGTCCGGTTGGGTTCAGCTTCAAAGCGAGAAGATATCCAGCCACAATCAGGCTTGTCGCCAATCCATTGGGCTGGCTCCCCAGGAAATAGCAGTTTACGGAGCACTGACTGCGAGGGAAAACCTGCTCTTTTTCGGCAGACTGTATGGTGTTGCCAAGACGGAACTTCACGAGCGAGTGGACAATCTGCTGGAGGCCGTTGGGCTGCAGAGCAAAGCCCATCACCGTGTCGAAACCTTTTCCGGCGGCATGAAACGCAGGATGAACCTGGCTGCAGCACTTGTTCACAAGCCACCACTTCTCTTGCTGGATGAACCGACGGCGGGAGTTGATCCGCAATCGCGCCATCATCTTTTCGAAGAAATCAGACGAGTCAACAGACAAGGTACTACCATCATCTACACCACGCATTACATGGAAGAAGTAGAGGCGCTTTGCAGCAGAGTGGCAATTCTCGATCATGGAAAACTCATAGTGGTTGATACCCTTCCTTCATTGATCAATTTGATTCCAAGCCGGGTATCATTGACTTTGGAAAGACTGTCACCGGAATTTGTTCAGCATCTATCCAAAATCGAAGGCATGTCTGTTCTGGAACTTGAAGGCAATACTGTTCAGCTTGAAATGAAAGATTCGTCCAGCCTGCTTGTGAAAACGGTAGAGAGTATCAGGCAGTTCAGTTTGAATGTGATACACATGGAGCCGCAAATACCGACGCTGGAGCGAGTGTTCCTGCACTTGACGGGCCGCGCTCTTCGGGATTAA
- the lpxK gene encoding tetraacyldisaccharide 4'-kinase translates to MPAGAIVKFDVESWQQLISGKKQGLAAGGLRSILLVLSFGYGLVMIIRNWMYNAGMLRQHRVDVPVVVVGNLTVGGTGKTPVVEWIARYYRQLDCRVTLLSRGYQSSVGQNDEAMLLEANLVDVPHLQGRDRVALARTAIDELESELLLLDDGFQHRRLARNLDIVLIDVTRPFGYGYCLPRGMLREPISSLRRAGLVLLTRTDQIDIQQANVIEKRIKTIVPNCPVVWCRHAPLHLQNSEQERTAGELDGKRVAAFCGIGNAESFFQMLRSLNADMIATKTFPDHHNYTRTDVESLAAWSRQQPEGTWIITTQKDWVKLQCNELGNKPLWFLRIGIEVTRNQELLESSIQQAIGKADKDCPSSSFRSINPFLSFRKDAYDSANTQPV, encoded by the coding sequence GTGCCTGCAGGTGCAATTGTGAAGTTTGATGTTGAATCGTGGCAGCAACTGATATCCGGAAAGAAACAAGGACTGGCTGCAGGTGGGCTGAGGAGCATACTTCTGGTTCTGAGTTTCGGTTACGGCCTGGTCATGATCATCAGGAACTGGATGTACAATGCTGGTATGCTGCGTCAGCATCGTGTCGATGTGCCGGTGGTAGTGGTAGGCAACCTTACGGTAGGCGGCACAGGCAAAACACCAGTTGTTGAATGGATCGCCCGATATTATCGTCAACTGGATTGCCGGGTGACCTTGTTGAGTCGAGGCTATCAATCATCAGTTGGGCAAAATGACGAAGCCATGCTGCTGGAAGCGAATCTGGTGGATGTACCTCATTTGCAGGGACGAGATAGGGTTGCATTAGCACGGACAGCTATCGACGAACTGGAAAGCGAACTGCTGCTGCTCGATGATGGGTTTCAGCATCGCAGGCTGGCGCGAAATCTCGACATCGTACTCATAGATGTGACACGTCCCTTTGGATATGGCTACTGTCTGCCTCGCGGGATGCTGCGTGAACCTATATCATCGCTCAGAAGAGCAGGGCTGGTGCTGCTGACAAGAACGGATCAAATCGACATTCAGCAAGCCAATGTAATCGAAAAGAGGATCAAAACGATTGTCCCCAACTGTCCTGTCGTTTGGTGCAGACACGCGCCGTTACATCTGCAAAACAGTGAACAAGAACGAACAGCAGGCGAGTTGGACGGAAAGCGTGTCGCTGCATTCTGTGGCATTGGCAATGCCGAGAGCTTTTTTCAAATGCTGCGGTCGCTTAACGCTGACATGATTGCGACGAAGACTTTTCCCGATCATCATAACTATACTCGAACCGATGTTGAGTCGCTCGCAGCTTGGAGCAGGCAACAGCCAGAAGGCACCTGGATTATCACCACACAGAAAGACTGGGTGAAACTGCAATGCAATGAACTAGGCAATAAGCCACTCTGGTTCCTGCGAATCGGCATTGAAGTCACCCGAAATCAGGAACTGCTGGAGAGCAGTATACAACAAGCCATTGGCAAGGCGGACAAGGATTGCCCGTCTTCCAGTTTTCGTTCCATCAATCCGTTCCTTTCTTTTCGCAAGGATGCTTATGATTCCGCCAACACTCAGCCCGTTTGA
- a CDS encoding terpene cyclase/mutase family protein: MRTALVLSTALIVLATLACPTSLTSQDETLKELVKPAIERGVQFLRNSQTKLGTWEFGGSADPTNKNVIGATALCAIALMESGVPSNDRQIQAAASVVRKAVSNPNFNYNYTICLCVLFLDRINRDRNMTQSDKNSILRLANLIAKGQHSDGGWGYDLPFTYTDNSNTQFAVVALWVARKHGKPGGAIDAALSLCEKKFRKSQRADGGWGYDTTYAVSIPNPPTGSMTCAGILGIALHAGAATQSQSADFRGAGSSGSTDVVKRLDTDEQIVKARAYIMQSLFNFINGNPKEGHISYFFWSLERVATLYRWRKIDGVDWFEVGSKFLMSKQTNNGGWSMDAHQGPFVDTAFCLLFLSKSNLLGSLQEADFTAGSIGSGPTLNMKKAEPKKTDSKSIAKDLMDELLKAPPPRQAEILQQLSDTPGTDYGIALLDAIGKLNTNTSKELAREALAQRFKRMKTETLAQNTQSDDREVRLAAAIAIRLKDDRENMDGARSLIPLLADQDVGVSAAALESLKVISGQDFGKSVDRWNRWLESAKTRKPE; encoded by the coding sequence ATGCGAACTGCACTGGTTTTGTCAACAGCCCTGATTGTACTGGCGACTCTGGCATGTCCCACATCACTCACATCGCAGGATGAAACGCTGAAGGAATTGGTAAAGCCTGCTATTGAGCGGGGCGTTCAGTTTCTTCGCAACTCCCAGACCAAGTTAGGCACTTGGGAATTCGGCGGAAGTGCCGATCCTACGAACAAGAATGTCATTGGAGCTACCGCACTTTGTGCCATTGCACTGATGGAGTCTGGCGTGCCCTCGAACGATCGGCAGATCCAGGCAGCCGCCAGCGTCGTACGCAAGGCCGTCAGCAATCCGAATTTCAATTACAACTACACGATTTGCCTTTGCGTGCTGTTCCTGGATCGCATCAACAGGGACCGCAATATGACTCAAAGTGACAAAAACTCTATTCTCCGATTAGCCAATCTGATAGCCAAGGGACAACATTCCGATGGCGGATGGGGCTATGATTTACCTTTTACTTATACTGACAATTCCAACACGCAGTTTGCCGTCGTGGCATTGTGGGTAGCAAGAAAGCATGGAAAACCGGGTGGTGCAATTGATGCAGCACTGAGTCTATGTGAAAAGAAATTCCGTAAATCGCAGCGTGCAGATGGTGGCTGGGGATACGACACTACTTATGCCGTCAGCATACCCAATCCGCCTACTGGATCCATGACCTGTGCTGGCATTCTCGGCATCGCTCTGCATGCTGGTGCTGCCACGCAGAGCCAGTCGGCAGATTTCCGCGGTGCGGGAAGCAGCGGATCTACCGATGTTGTCAAACGGCTTGACACCGATGAGCAGATTGTCAAAGCCAGAGCATACATTATGCAATCGTTGTTCAACTTCATCAACGGCAACCCCAAAGAAGGACATATCTCGTATTTCTTCTGGTCGCTCGAACGTGTTGCAACCCTTTATCGCTGGCGAAAGATTGACGGCGTGGACTGGTTTGAAGTAGGCTCGAAATTCCTCATGTCCAAACAAACGAACAATGGCGGATGGAGTATGGATGCCCACCAGGGGCCTTTTGTCGATACTGCCTTTTGCCTGTTATTCCTGTCTAAATCCAATCTGCTGGGCAGCTTGCAGGAAGCAGATTTCACCGCAGGTTCAATTGGTTCAGGTCCAACTCTCAACATGAAAAAAGCCGAACCAAAGAAGACAGACAGCAAGTCAATTGCCAAGGATTTGATGGATGAATTGCTCAAGGCGCCACCACCCCGACAAGCTGAAATCCTGCAGCAATTATCTGACACTCCTGGCACAGACTATGGCATTGCACTGCTGGATGCCATCGGCAAATTAAACACGAACACTTCCAAGGAACTGGCTCGTGAAGCACTGGCTCAACGATTCAAACGCATGAAGACGGAAACACTTGCACAAAACACACAAAGTGATGATCGCGAAGTACGTCTTGCTGCCGCGATCGCCATTCGTCTGAAAGATGACAGGGAGAATATGGATGGTGCTCGCAGCCTGATTCCTCTGCTGGCAGATCAGGATGTTGGCGTATCTGCCGCAGCACTCGAATCACTTAAAGTCATTTCCGGACAGGATTTTGGAAAATCGGTTGATCGCTGGAATCGCTGGCTGGAAAGTGCGAAAACCAGAAAACCTGAATAA
- a CDS encoding dihydropteroate synthase gives MPRYLFITGKLAEPVVRDVLKTLSSSVGFEYELLVLNITVAALMTPEWVMRRLEKIPDKVDHIYVPGACQGDWSVLEKATGVSVTPGPQDVRDLPELFGKKSTLDYGKYSIEIIAEINHAPALTREQLLEQARRFKQQGADVIDLGCIPGNTWLEIGDAVRCLKDEGFRVSLDTFNVQEVAWGCEAGAELVLSVSSVNREACVDWGCEVVAIPDQPHDLKSLDETIEFLASRQVPYRIDPVLEPIGMGFGASLLRYAEIRKKYPAFAMMMGIGNLTELTEVDSAGVNLILMALCQEWQISSVLTTAVANHARSSVIECDIARRLAYHSVVYQRIPKKVDDRLLTLRDRKLRAFGNSYFEQLASEIRDRHYRLFAETGTLHALNGESHFASSDPFQLFDEMLKSDPSIEASHAFYLGYELCKAKLALQLGKNYVQDQALRWGYLTEEEISHRARKGQEGDTNATP, from the coding sequence ATGCCCAGGTATCTATTCATCACTGGTAAGCTGGCAGAGCCGGTAGTGCGTGATGTTCTGAAAACGCTTTCCAGCAGTGTTGGCTTCGAGTATGAACTGCTGGTGCTCAATATCACCGTTGCAGCGTTGATGACTCCCGAATGGGTGATGCGGCGGTTGGAAAAGATTCCTGACAAAGTTGACCATATTTATGTGCCGGGCGCTTGCCAGGGTGATTGGTCGGTGTTGGAGAAGGCGACTGGAGTTTCTGTGACTCCCGGCCCACAGGATGTGCGAGACCTGCCGGAACTGTTTGGCAAGAAATCAACACTGGACTATGGCAAATACTCCATCGAGATCATTGCAGAAATCAACCATGCACCTGCACTGACCCGTGAACAACTGCTGGAACAAGCCAGAAGGTTCAAACAACAGGGCGCTGATGTTATCGACCTCGGATGTATTCCGGGCAACACCTGGCTTGAAATCGGTGATGCTGTTAGATGCCTCAAGGACGAAGGCTTCCGGGTAAGTCTGGATACGTTCAATGTGCAGGAGGTAGCCTGGGGTTGCGAAGCCGGTGCGGAACTGGTGCTAAGTGTAAGTTCGGTCAATCGGGAAGCCTGTGTTGACTGGGGCTGTGAAGTAGTAGCCATCCCTGATCAGCCACATGATCTGAAATCGCTGGATGAGACCATTGAATTCCTTGCTTCTCGACAAGTGCCCTATCGCATTGATCCGGTGCTGGAACCGATTGGAATGGGTTTCGGGGCATCGTTGCTGAGATATGCGGAGATTCGAAAGAAATATCCTGCATTCGCGATGATGATGGGTATTGGTAACCTGACTGAGTTAACGGAAGTTGATTCAGCCGGTGTCAATCTCATCCTGATGGCATTATGCCAGGAATGGCAGATATCCAGCGTGCTGACGACGGCGGTTGCCAATCATGCCCGGAGTTCGGTAATTGAATGTGATATTGCCAGACGCCTGGCCTATCATTCTGTTGTGTATCAACGCATACCCAAAAAAGTGGATGATCGATTGCTGACATTGCGGGATCGCAAGCTGCGTGCTTTTGGAAACAGTTATTTCGAACAGTTGGCTTCGGAAATCAGAGACCGCCATTATCGTCTGTTTGCAGAAACAGGTACGCTTCACGCGTTGAATGGTGAATCACATTTTGCTTCTTCTGACCCATTTCAACTTTTTGATGAAATGCTGAAAAGCGATCCATCAATTGAAGCATCCCATGCTTTTTACCTGGGATACGAACTGTGCAAGGCAAAACTTGCTCTGCAGCTAGGCAAGAATTATGTGCAGGACCAGGCATTGCGCTGGGGTTACCTGACTGAGGAGGAAATCAGTCATCGAGCACGCAAGGGTCAAGAGGGGGATACCAATGCAACCCCCTGA
- a CDS encoding GNAT family N-acetyltransferase has translation MNYQIRSVTLNDVSVLCVHRRRMFEDMGYNDTQLLSTMMDRFAEWVTVRLQTEHYFAWLAESSEQDVIASAGLWLMDWPPHVLDPIGPRGYILNVFTEPQHRRHGLARMLTEHCIQFCRKRHIKVVTLHASQHGRMLYESMKFVESNEMKLLLET, from the coding sequence ATGAACTATCAGATTCGTTCTGTCACACTCAATGATGTATCCGTACTGTGTGTGCATCGTCGCCGCATGTTTGAAGACATGGGGTATAACGACACACAGTTGCTTTCAACAATGATGGATCGTTTTGCCGAATGGGTAACAGTGCGCCTGCAGACGGAGCACTACTTCGCCTGGCTGGCTGAGTCGTCGGAACAGGATGTGATAGCCAGTGCAGGATTATGGCTGATGGACTGGCCTCCACATGTTCTCGATCCCATCGGCCCGCGAGGCTATATTCTGAATGTCTTTACAGAACCTCAACATCGAAGACACGGTCTGGCACGTATGCTGACGGAACACTGCATACAGTTTTGCCGTAAACGTCATATCAAAGTGGTCACTCTACACGCCAGTCAGCACGGTCGGATGCTCTATGAATCGATGAAATTTGTCGAATCCAATGAAATGAAGCTGCTGTTGGAAACATAA
- the pabB gene encoding aminodeoxychorismate synthase component I, translating to MQPPEPLVIHLPGSLSSWDCFIRIAHLPYVLFLDSATHHSVLGRYSYLAADPFEVVKVNGPAQIRRGLQQVKSQGRQWQTAHFDYLPPFQGGLAGLWGYGVNQALENIPSPRWNDFAVPDLCLGWYDWVIAIDHLEHQSFLISTGLPEQERVLQQNRAEERAEQVLSWLESKVLPIMPERVVERICPKSPCYSLPKYEGVFSNFTLEGFREVIQKGIEYTHAGDCFQVNLAQRLMMPFEGNPVELYQNLRYQSPAQCAGYFDMGQYILASSSPERFIQINHFGEIETRPIKGTRPRRTDPQLDQAMAQELVHSSKDRAENVMIVDLLRNDLGRVSEFGSISVPELCKLESNASVHHLVSSVRSCMRRELTPFDVLEATLPGGSVTGAPKVRAMEIIAELEPTARGAYCGCLGFISFSGCMDTNILIRTITLGDGWAQFPVGGGIVADSNAEMEYLETLDKAQGMLSALACTPLLRSVS from the coding sequence ATGCAACCCCCTGAGCCTTTGGTCATTCATCTGCCTGGCAGCCTTTCATCGTGGGATTGCTTTATACGTATAGCCCATCTGCCTTATGTACTTTTCCTGGACAGTGCTACCCATCATTCGGTATTGGGAAGGTATTCATACCTAGCTGCTGATCCATTCGAGGTGGTGAAAGTGAATGGGCCTGCACAGATTCGAAGAGGATTGCAGCAGGTCAAATCGCAAGGGAGACAATGGCAAACAGCTCATTTCGATTATTTGCCTCCGTTCCAGGGTGGCCTGGCTGGCTTATGGGGATATGGGGTGAATCAGGCACTGGAGAATATCCCTTCGCCGCGCTGGAATGATTTTGCTGTGCCTGACTTGTGCCTGGGCTGGTACGACTGGGTGATTGCAATTGACCATCTAGAGCATCAGAGTTTTCTCATTTCCACCGGTTTACCTGAACAGGAACGGGTGCTGCAGCAGAATAGAGCGGAAGAGCGGGCGGAACAGGTTTTGAGTTGGCTGGAAAGCAAAGTTCTTCCCATTATGCCGGAACGTGTGGTTGAACGAATATGTCCGAAATCGCCCTGTTATTCATTACCTAAGTACGAGGGGGTCTTCAGCAATTTTACTCTGGAGGGATTTCGCGAGGTCATTCAGAAGGGAATCGAGTACACCCATGCCGGTGATTGTTTTCAGGTCAATCTGGCACAGCGGCTGATGATGCCCTTTGAAGGTAATCCCGTTGAATTGTACCAGAATCTGAGGTACCAAAGCCCGGCACAATGCGCGGGGTACTTTGACATGGGGCAGTACATCCTGGCCAGTTCATCGCCCGAACGGTTTATCCAGATTAATCATTTTGGCGAAATTGAAACGCGACCCATCAAGGGAACCAGGCCGAGACGAACTGATCCGCAACTCGACCAAGCAATGGCACAGGAACTGGTACACAGCTCCAAAGACCGTGCTGAGAATGTGATGATTGTTGATCTTCTCCGGAATGATCTGGGCCGAGTCTCAGAATTTGGTTCGATCAGCGTACCTGAACTCTGCAAGCTGGAAAGCAATGCGAGTGTGCATCATCTGGTTTCTTCGGTGCGATCATGTATGCGACGTGAATTAACCCCATTTGATGTGCTGGAAGCGACCCTTCCGGGTGGTTCGGTTACCGGTGCTCCCAAGGTACGTGCGATGGAGATCATTGCCGAGCTAGAACCAACTGCACGCGGCGCCTATTGTGGCTGCCTGGGCTTTATTTCATTCAGCGGTTGCATGGATACCAATATTTTGATTAGAACCATTACGCTGGGAGATGGCTGGGCACAGTTTCCGGTAGGTGGTGGCATCGTTGCTGATTCCAATGCTGAAATGGAGTACCTGGAGACTCTCGATAAGGCTCAGGGAATGCTGTCTGCGTTAGCTTGTACCCCTCTGCTGCGTTCGGTAAGTTAA
- a CDS encoding anion transporter, with amino-acid sequence MDARQWFCIIIFVITYIGMARGSFPGLILDRVAIAWLGAVALLTAGVIHFQQATQFINFETLGLLLGMMVIVAVLRRARFFVRVADWAASRVATQHGFLFLVIVLSSTFSAILVNDVICLALPPLVIRVCRDRGWSVKPHLIALALASNLGSACTPIGNPQNMLIAEWSHISFLTFLSRLSVPTLISLLGCFGIMCLMFQKSLSSTIPIERTLHDVIYLKPSRRHDRLMVKSILILVITVAGFLAGFHLATVALTAAAVLILDRFSPRFIWREIDWSLLLMFTGLFIVVGAMDAIIIQPGNWTQWPLLERDPVGLLSLLSATLSNLVSNVPAVLLFKPILLSLPVAQQETGWLALAMSSTFAGNLTILGSVANLIVVEYARRDGINISFWDYSKVGIPVTIGSILIGVFWLWMS; translated from the coding sequence ATGGACGCTCGCCAATGGTTTTGCATCATTATTTTCGTCATTACTTACATTGGTATGGCGCGAGGCAGTTTCCCCGGCCTCATACTCGATCGCGTCGCGATTGCCTGGCTCGGCGCGGTGGCGCTCTTAACAGCAGGTGTGATTCACTTCCAGCAAGCTACCCAGTTCATCAACTTTGAAACTCTGGGCCTGCTGCTCGGCATGATGGTGATAGTTGCAGTACTGCGTCGAGCACGGTTCTTTGTCCGCGTCGCAGATTGGGCAGCTTCCAGAGTAGCCACTCAACATGGCTTTCTCTTCCTGGTGATAGTCTTATCCAGCACATTTTCTGCGATACTTGTGAATGATGTCATCTGCCTGGCCCTGCCGCCTTTGGTCATTCGAGTCTGCCGGGATCGTGGCTGGTCTGTCAAGCCCCATCTTATCGCTCTGGCACTTGCTTCCAACCTGGGTTCTGCCTGCACACCCATCGGCAATCCACAGAACATGCTGATTGCAGAATGGTCGCACATCAGCTTTCTGACGTTCCTTTCCCGACTTAGTGTACCCACACTCATCAGCCTGCTGGGTTGCTTTGGTATCATGTGCCTGATGTTTCAGAAGTCGCTGAGTTCCACCATTCCAATCGAGCGAACTCTCCACGATGTCATTTATCTCAAACCCTCCCGACGGCACGACCGCTTGATGGTAAAGTCTATCCTCATCCTGGTTATCACAGTTGCAGGCTTCCTGGCTGGATTTCATTTGGCCACCGTGGCCCTGACAGCAGCAGCAGTGCTGATTCTCGACCGGTTCTCGCCACGATTCATCTGGCGAGAGATTGATTGGAGCCTGCTGCTGATGTTCACCGGCCTGTTCATCGTGGTTGGTGCCATGGATGCCATTATCATCCAGCCCGGGAATTGGACGCAATGGCCACTGCTGGAAAGAGATCCTGTGGGATTGCTCAGTCTTCTTTCCGCAACGCTGTCGAATCTGGTCAGCAACGTACCCGCCGTTCTGCTCTTCAAACCCATTCTCTTATCGCTGCCCGTTGCCCAACAGGAAACAGGCTGGCTTGCATTAGCCATGAGCAGCACTTTTGCAGGCAACCTGACCATCCTCGGTTCGGTGGCCAACCTCATCGTCGTGGAATATGCACGGCGAGACGGCATCAACATCAGTTTCTGGGATTACAGCAAGGTGGGCATCCCGGTTACCATCGGCTCGATCCTGATTGGTGTATTCTGGCTCTGGATGTCTTAA
- a CDS encoding TIGR03000 domain-containing protein — MMIGKCMTIVCWLTGVSICAMQPPKNAPRQLPETPATTVLDQSTAEKSKAVPALIKIKVPDNAVIWFENQKMNQSGDQRIFQSPALEMKKTYFYKVKVSWPTGTGTMAKDFVTEQEIAVKAGETTSVDFTPLVTHTKEVKPTSTKDLIRQAAHATPVPARNNKTK, encoded by the coding sequence ATGATGATTGGCAAATGCATGACGATAGTGTGCTGGTTGACAGGGGTATCGATTTGTGCCATGCAGCCTCCCAAAAATGCACCCCGGCAATTGCCTGAAACACCGGCAACGACGGTGCTGGACCAATCCACAGCGGAAAAAAGCAAGGCTGTGCCAGCCCTTATCAAGATTAAGGTTCCCGATAACGCTGTGATCTGGTTTGAAAATCAAAAGATGAATCAAAGTGGCGATCAACGTATCTTTCAGTCGCCTGCATTGGAAATGAAAAAGACCTATTTTTACAAGGTTAAAGTAAGCTGGCCTACCGGAACAGGAACGATGGCCAAGGATTTCGTGACGGAGCAGGAGATTGCAGTCAAAGCTGGTGAAACAACTAGTGTGGATTTCACGCCGCTGGTTACCCATACGAAGGAAGTGAAGCCGACCTCCACGAAAGACCTGATTCGACAGGCTGCACATGCCACACCAGTTCCGGCCCGCAACAACAAAACAAAATAA
- a CDS encoding Tm-1-like ATP-binding domain-containing protein → MSLNRFVAISVDPAVEVGAFHAVEMLRRSGWRSQLFTMTGEQQSSFENTLLHNPSIAAVLELSLSDLTAMQLGVRPKVVPERLTSAAMLGIPQVIVPGCLDHVIVSSNDPVPIDREQMALDQVTTLIRTSAEDCDALGKELAFKASASHGIVKIVFPRGGLSSWDVAEQPDYDSQMNQALLDSLLLWKSPAIELIESHRHINDSLFIQIVVDQLLKLLVVRR, encoded by the coding sequence ATGAGTCTTAACCGTTTTGTGGCCATCAGTGTAGATCCTGCAGTCGAAGTGGGTGCATTTCATGCAGTCGAGATGCTTCGCCGCAGTGGCTGGCGATCGCAGTTGTTTACCATGACAGGTGAACAGCAATCATCATTCGAAAACACGTTACTACATAACCCATCCATCGCCGCAGTACTTGAACTCAGTCTGAGTGATCTGACTGCTATGCAGTTGGGGGTTCGACCTAAAGTCGTGCCCGAAAGATTAACATCAGCCGCCATGCTAGGCATCCCACAGGTAATTGTGCCTGGGTGCCTGGATCACGTCATTGTCTCAAGCAATGATCCTGTTCCCATCGACAGGGAACAGATGGCGCTGGATCAGGTTACCACGCTGATTCGCACCTCAGCAGAAGATTGTGATGCCCTCGGAAAAGAGTTAGCCTTCAAAGCGAGCGCCAGCCATGGCATTGTGAAAATAGTGTTCCCGCGAGGCGGATTGTCGTCGTGGGATGTTGCAGAACAGCCTGACTATGACAGCCAGATGAATCAGGCCTTGCTGGATAGCCTGTTACTCTGGAAATCACCCGCGATTGAATTGATAGAGTCACATCGACACATCAACGATTCATTGTTCATTCAGATTGTAGTCGATCAATTACTGAAATTGTTAGTGGTTCGTCGTTGA